One Phoenix dactylifera cultivar Barhee BC4 chromosome 8, palm_55x_up_171113_PBpolish2nd_filt_p, whole genome shotgun sequence genomic window carries:
- the LOC103715259 gene encoding dnaJ homolog subfamily C member 8-like: MAAAETEEDLLLKTFLAEVSEVERDNEVIRILSCFKLNPFEHLKLSFDSAADDVKKQYRRLSLLVHPDKCKHPQAKEAFAALAKAQQLLLDPQEREYLLSQINAAKEELRMQRMKQLKKDSASKIKALVDEGKFEQQYEKSEEFQQRLKMKVREILTQQEWRRRKMQMRISEEEGRLKKEEEETKEMWKRKREHEEQWEETRDKRVSSWRDFMKTGKKGKKGEIRPPKLKTEDPNKSYVQRPVKKG, encoded by the exons ATGGCCGCCGCCGAGACGGAGGAGGATCTGCTTCTCAAGACCTTTCTCGCCGAGGTCAGCGAAGTCGAGAGAGACAATGAGGTCATCAG GATACTTTCATGCTTCAAGTTAAATCCTTTTGAGCATCTAAAGTTATCTTTTGATTCAGCAGCCGATGATGTGAAGAAGCAATATCGAAGG TTATCCCTGCTGGTTCACCCTGACAAGTGCAAGCATCCACAAGCAAAGGAGGCTTTTGCAG CATTGGCAAAAGCCCAGCAGTTACTACTCGATCCACAGGAAAGGGAATATCTTCTTAGTCAAATAAATGCTGCAAAAG AAGAACTAAGAATGCAGAGGATGAAACAGTTGAAGAAAGATAGCGCTTCCAAAATTAAAGCACTGGTTGATGAG GGAAAATTTGAGCAGCAGTATGAGAAATCAGAAGAGTTCCAGCAGCGATTGAAAATGAAAGTGCGTGAAATTTTAACTCAGCAAGAGTGGCGTCGGAGAAAAATGCAAATGAGG ATAtcggaagaggaaggaagactgaagaaggaagaagaagagactaAGGAGATGTGGAAAAGGAAGCGTGAGCATGAGGAACAGTGGGAAGAAACAAGAGATAAGCGA GTTTCCAGCTGGAGAGATTTCATGAAGACTGGAAAGAAG GGTAAAAAAGGAGAGATTCGGCCCCCGAAGCTCAAAACAGAAGATCCAAACAAATCCTATGTGCAGAGGCCAGTAAAGAAAGGATGA